A part of Lacinutrix sp. 5H-3-7-4 genomic DNA contains:
- the aroC gene encoding chorismate synthase, whose protein sequence is MAGNSFGQLFKLTTFGESHGVALGGIIDGCPPNITLDLDAIQNEMNRRKPGQSAIVTQRKEPDEVKFLSGIFEGKTTGTPIGFVIENANQKSKDYSHIKDSYRPSHADYVYDKKYGHRDYRGGGRSSARETASRVVAGAIAKQVLQNIQINAFTSSVGDIFIDKPYQDLDFSKIETNAIRCPDEASAEKMIARVKEIRKQGDTIGGTITCVIKNVPVGLGEPVFDKLHADLGKAMLSINAVKGFEYGSGFCGAKMKGSEHNDLYNQDGTTKTNLSGGIQGGISNGMDIYFRVAFKPVATIMQNQNTIDKDGNIIEMQGKGRHDPCVVPRAVPIVEAMAALVLADFYLLNKMY, encoded by the coding sequence ATGGCAGGAAATAGCTTTGGGCAATTATTTAAACTTACAACTTTTGGAGAATCTCATGGTGTTGCTTTAGGCGGCATTATAGATGGCTGTCCGCCAAATATAACTTTAGATTTAGATGCTATTCAAAATGAAATGAATAGGCGTAAACCTGGACAATCTGCAATAGTAACACAGCGTAAAGAGCCAGATGAAGTAAAATTTTTATCAGGTATTTTTGAAGGCAAAACTACAGGAACACCTATTGGTTTTGTAATTGAAAATGCTAACCAAAAATCTAAAGATTATTCGCACATAAAAGATTCTTACAGGCCAAGTCATGCAGATTATGTTTACGATAAAAAGTATGGGCATCGCGATTATCGTGGTGGTGGAAGAAGTTCGGCAAGAGAAACGGCAAGTAGAGTAGTTGCAGGAGCCATTGCAAAGCAAGTGCTTCAAAATATTCAAATAAACGCTTTTACATCTTCAGTAGGAGATATTTTTATAGATAAACCATACCAAGATTTAGATTTCTCTAAAATTGAAACGAATGCTATACGTTGCCCAGACGAAGCTTCAGCAGAAAAAATGATAGCTCGTGTAAAAGAAATTAGAAAGCAAGGAGACACAATTGGAGGCACAATTACTTGTGTAATTAAAAATGTTCCTGTAGGTTTAGGCGAGCCTGTATTCGATAAACTTCATGCAGATTTAGGTAAAGCAATGCTTTCTATAAATGCAGTTAAAGGTTTTGAATATGGTAGTGGATTTTGTGGTGCTAAGATGAAAGGTAGCGAACATAATGATTTATACAATCAAGACGGTACTACAAAAACAAACCTTTCTGGTGGTATTCAAGGCGGTATAAGTAATGGTATGGATATTTATTTTCGTGTCGCATTTAAACCGGTTGCTACAATTATGCAAAATCAAAATACTATAGATAAAGATGGCAATATTATAGAAATGCAAGGTAAAGGTCGCCATGATCCTTGTGTCGTTCCTAGAGCAGTACCAATTGTAGAAGCAATGGCAGCTTTAGTTTTAGCAGATTTTTA
- a CDS encoding UDP-2,3-diacylglucosamine diphosphatase: MEIKRKVEVVVISDVHLGTYGCHAKQLLTYLESINPKTLILNGDIVDIWQFSKRYFPKSHLRVIKKIMDFAANGVEVIYITGNHDEMLRKFTDTKIGNISIVNKKVLNLDGKKAWFFHGDVFDASIQNAKWIAKLGGYGYDFLILINRLVNWFLVKMGKERYSLSKKIKNSVKRAVKYISDFENVATDLAIENGYDYVVCGHIHQPKMVIKKNKYGETTYLNSGDWIENFTALEYQFKRWKLYSYKDDKRAPFFADSDLKEMDFKDLVAAITIIDPKEIKKSS; this comes from the coding sequence TTGGAAATTAAAAGAAAAGTAGAAGTTGTCGTTATCTCTGATGTTCACTTAGGTACCTACGGTTGTCATGCAAAACAACTACTTACCTACTTAGAAAGCATCAACCCTAAAACACTAATTTTAAATGGTGATATTGTAGATATATGGCAATTTAGTAAACGTTATTTTCCTAAATCTCATTTAAGAGTTATAAAAAAAATAATGGATTTTGCTGCAAATGGTGTTGAAGTAATTTACATTACTGGAAACCATGACGAAATGCTTAGAAAATTTACAGATACTAAAATTGGTAACATTTCTATAGTAAATAAAAAAGTATTGAATTTAGATGGAAAAAAAGCGTGGTTTTTTCATGGTGATGTATTTGATGCTTCAATACAAAATGCTAAATGGATTGCTAAATTAGGCGGTTACGGTTATGATTTTTTGATACTTATAAACAGATTAGTAAACTGGTTTTTAGTAAAAATGGGAAAAGAAAGATATTCACTTTCTAAAAAAATAAAAAACAGTGTTAAAAGAGCAGTTAAATATATTAGTGATTTTGAAAATGTAGCTACAGATTTAGCTATTGAAAATGGCTATGACTATGTAGTTTGTGGTCACATACACCAACCTAAAATGGTTATTAAAAAAAATAAATACGGAGAAACCACGTATTTGAATTCTGGTGATTGGATAGAAAATTTCACAGCACTAGAATACCAGTTTAAACGCTGGAAATTATATAGCTATAAAGACGATAAACGTGCTCCTTTTTTTGCAGATAGTGATTTAAAAGAAATGGATTTTAAAGACCTTGTTGCGGCAATAACTATTATTGATCCAAAAGAAATAAAAAAATCAAGCTAG
- a CDS encoding FAD-binding and (Fe-S)-binding domain-containing protein gives MSKTISTFKLQDLSDSLTGEFYNNELIKRLYATDASVYRMLPLAVAVPKTVTDLQMLIHFANANNISLIPRAAGTSLAGQCVGPGIVVDISKHFTKILSLDKTNKTVTVQPGVVRDELNAYLKPFGLFFGPNTSTSNRCMIGGMVGNNSSGTTSIKYGVTRDKVIALKTLLSDGSEVEFKEISREALIKKIDLNTLEGSIYKSIIEEITSEENRNEIIKEFPKQEIHRRNTGYAVDELLNTQENFNLSKLLTGSEGTLAFTTEITLKLDTLPPKESIMVVAHFKSISSCLNAVQPVMQHSLFTCEMMDKTILDCTKNNKTQAENRQFIKGDPEAVLMCEIKANGKEEANKQAQDLINTIENSGLSYANVSLVNNEINKAVELRKAGLGLLANIIGDKKAVACIEDTAVALPDLANFIADFTKLMDGYNQDAVYYAHAGAGEIHLRPILNLKKEEDVILFRKITTDVAHLVKKYNGSFSGEHGDGIVRAEFINLMIGDKNYELLKRIKNTFDPNNIFNPGKIVEPFAMDKNLRYEVDRKEPEVKTLLDFSSSQGILREAEKCNGSGDCRKTERFGGTMCPSYRATKNEKDSTRARANALREYLTHSEKNNKFNHKELKDVFSLCLSCKACKTECPSSVDVATLKAEFEYQYKKENGSSLAKKIFAYNNKLNAYAAILPKTSNFIFSNQFTSSIVKKILGIAKERSLPSISSKSLDNEFKSIKNQNINNKCIKTIYLFNDEFTNHLDTTIGVDAIQLLQALNYQVKVIKNQESGRAFISKGFLKEAKKVANKNVALFKDLITNETPLIGIEPSAILTFRDEYLKLADDNESAKKIATHSYLIEEFISNEIAIGNINASQFTQEAKTIKFHGHCHQKAMSNQIHSFNVLNLPANYKVTLIPSGCCGMAGSFGYEKENYKVSMQIGNQTLFPAVKKAEANTLISANGTSCRHQIKDGTQREALHPITILKRALA, from the coding sequence ATGAGCAAAACCATTTCTACTTTTAAATTACAAGATTTAAGTGATTCATTAACTGGCGAATTTTATAATAATGAATTAATTAAACGCCTATATGCTACAGATGCATCAGTTTACCGTATGCTTCCGTTAGCTGTAGCAGTACCTAAAACTGTTACAGATTTACAAATGTTAATTCATTTTGCAAATGCTAATAATATATCTTTAATACCTAGAGCTGCAGGAACTTCATTAGCAGGACAATGTGTTGGTCCAGGAATAGTAGTAGATATATCTAAACATTTTACAAAAATTTTAAGTTTAGATAAAACTAATAAAACTGTAACTGTACAACCAGGAGTTGTTAGAGACGAATTGAATGCATATTTAAAACCATTTGGTTTGTTTTTTGGTCCTAATACATCAACATCTAACCGTTGCATGATTGGTGGTATGGTTGGTAATAACTCATCAGGAACAACATCAATCAAATATGGTGTTACTAGAGATAAAGTAATTGCATTAAAAACATTGTTAAGTGATGGTAGTGAGGTAGAGTTTAAAGAAATATCGAGAGAGGCGCTTATTAAAAAAATAGATTTAAACACATTAGAAGGCTCTATTTATAAATCAATAATAGAAGAAATTACTTCTGAAGAAAATAGAAATGAAATAATTAAAGAATTTCCTAAACAAGAAATTCATAGAAGAAATACAGGTTATGCAGTAGACGAACTTTTAAACACTCAAGAAAACTTTAATTTAAGTAAGTTACTAACAGGAAGTGAAGGTACTTTAGCTTTTACAACAGAAATTACTTTAAAACTAGATACTTTACCTCCTAAAGAAAGTATTATGGTTGTTGCTCATTTTAAATCAATTTCAAGTTGTCTAAATGCAGTACAACCAGTTATGCAACATAGCTTGTTTACTTGTGAGATGATGGACAAAACCATTTTAGATTGTACTAAAAATAATAAAACCCAAGCAGAAAATAGGCAATTTATTAAAGGAGATCCTGAAGCTGTATTAATGTGTGAAATTAAAGCTAACGGTAAAGAAGAAGCAAATAAGCAAGCACAAGATTTAATAAACACAATAGAGAATAGTGGCTTAAGTTATGCTAATGTTAGTTTGGTTAATAATGAAATTAATAAAGCTGTTGAACTTAGAAAAGCTGGCTTAGGTTTACTTGCTAATATTATTGGCGATAAAAAAGCGGTTGCTTGCATAGAAGATACTGCTGTTGCATTACCAGATTTAGCTAATTTTATTGCAGATTTCACCAAGTTAATGGATGGTTACAATCAAGATGCTGTTTACTATGCTCATGCTGGTGCAGGAGAAATTCATTTAAGACCCATTTTAAATTTAAAAAAAGAAGAAGATGTTATTTTATTTAGAAAAATAACAACAGATGTAGCACATTTAGTAAAGAAGTATAATGGCTCTTTTAGTGGAGAACACGGTGATGGTATTGTGCGTGCAGAGTTTATAAATTTAATGATTGGTGATAAAAATTATGAGCTTTTAAAGCGCATTAAAAATACTTTCGATCCAAATAATATCTTTAATCCAGGTAAAATTGTAGAGCCATTTGCAATGGATAAGAACTTGAGATATGAAGTTGACAGAAAAGAACCAGAAGTAAAAACACTATTAGATTTCTCTAGTTCTCAAGGTATTTTACGAGAAGCAGAAAAATGTAATGGCTCTGGAGACTGTAGAAAAACAGAACGTTTTGGTGGTACAATGTGTCCAAGCTATAGAGCTACTAAAAACGAAAAAGATTCTACGCGTGCACGAGCAAATGCATTAAGAGAATATTTAACGCATTCTGAAAAAAACAACAAGTTTAATCATAAAGAATTAAAAGATGTTTTTAGTTTGTGTTTAAGTTGTAAAGCTTGTAAAACCGAATGCCCAAGTAGTGTTGATGTAGCTACTTTAAAAGCCGAATTTGAATACCAATATAAAAAGGAAAACGGAAGTAGTTTAGCAAAAAAAATCTTTGCATATAATAATAAGTTAAACGCTTATGCAGCTATACTACCTAAGACATCAAACTTTATATTTTCAAACCAATTTACATCCTCAATAGTAAAAAAAATCTTAGGTATTGCGAAAGAAAGAAGTTTGCCAAGCATATCAAGTAAAAGTTTAGACAACGAATTTAAAAGCATTAAAAATCAAAACATTAACAATAAATGCATTAAAACTATTTATTTGTTTAATGATGAATTTACAAACCATTTAGATACAACAATTGGAGTAGACGCAATTCAGCTTTTACAGGCATTAAACTATCAGGTAAAGGTCATAAAAAATCAAGAATCTGGTCGTGCATTTATATCAAAAGGATTTTTAAAAGAAGCAAAAAAAGTAGCTAATAAAAATGTGGCTTTATTTAAAGATTTAATTACAAATGAAACACCATTAATTGGCATTGAACCTTCAGCTATTTTAACATTTAGAGATGAGTATTTAAAGTTGGCAGATGATAACGAATCTGCTAAAAAAATAGCAACACATAGTTATTTAATTGAAGAGTTTATTAGCAACGAAATAGCAATAGGTAATATTAATGCATCTCAATTTACGCAAGAGGCTAAAACAATTAAGTTTCATGGACATTGCCACCAAAAAGCAATGAGTAATCAAATTCATAGTTTTAATGTCCTTAATTTACCAGCTAATTATAAAGTTACCTTAATACCAAGCGGTTGTTGTGGTATGGCTGGAAGTTTTGGTTATGAAAAAGAAAATTATAAAGTTAGTATGCAAATAGGAAATCAAACCTTATTTCCAGCAGTTAAAAAAGCAGAGGCAAACACTTTAATATCTGCCAATGGTACAAGTTGTAGGCATCAAATAAAAGATGGAACCCAACGTGAAGCATTACATCCAATTACAATATTAAAACGAGCTCTAGCTTGA
- the bshA gene encoding N-acetyl-alpha-D-glucosaminyl L-malate synthase BshA, with product MRIGIVCYPTFGGSGVVATELGLELSKRGHNIHFITYNQPVRLELLGNNVHYHEVNVPEYPLFHYQPYELALSSKLVDMVKLHKIELLHVHYAIPHAYAAYMAQKMLREEDIYVPIVTTLHGTDITLVGNHPFYKPAVTFSINKSDAVTAVSQSLKEDTLRLFDIKKDINVITNFIDTKKFKTNFTDCQRDMMATKEEKIVTHISNFREVKRIPDVIKIFNKIQKQVPAKLMMVGEGPEREPAERLCRELGLTDKVVFFGNSNEIDRILCFSDLFLLPSKTESFGLSALEAMASGVPVISSNTGGIPEVNLDGFSGYLSNVGDVDAMSSNAVKILEDDIKLATFKINAKTQAAKFTIDNIVPQYEALYEDTLKTCLLTQKL from the coding sequence ATGAGAATAGGCATAGTATGCTATCCAACTTTTGGAGGAAGTGGAGTTGTAGCAACAGAGTTAGGTTTAGAGTTGTCTAAACGTGGTCATAACATTCATTTTATAACCTATAACCAACCAGTTAGGTTAGAGTTATTGGGTAATAATGTACACTACCACGAGGTTAATGTACCAGAATATCCTTTATTTCATTATCAACCTTATGAACTTGCTTTATCAAGTAAGCTTGTAGACATGGTTAAGTTACACAAAATAGAATTATTACATGTGCATTATGCTATACCTCATGCTTACGCAGCTTATATGGCACAAAAAATGTTACGTGAGGAAGATATTTATGTGCCAATAGTTACAACATTACATGGTACAGATATAACTCTTGTTGGTAATCACCCGTTTTACAAACCAGCAGTTACATTTAGTATTAATAAATCTGATGCGGTTACAGCAGTATCACAAAGTCTAAAAGAAGATACTCTAAGGCTTTTTGATATAAAAAAGGATATTAATGTAATCACTAACTTTATAGATACTAAAAAATTTAAAACAAATTTCACAGATTGCCAACGTGATATGATGGCAACTAAAGAAGAAAAAATTGTTACTCATATTAGTAATTTTAGAGAAGTAAAACGCATTCCTGATGTTATAAAAATCTTTAATAAAATTCAAAAACAAGTTCCAGCAAAATTAATGATGGTTGGAGAAGGACCAGAACGTGAACCAGCTGAAAGATTATGTAGAGAATTAGGTTTAACAGACAAAGTGGTGTTTTTTGGTAATAGTAATGAAATAGACCGTATACTATGTTTTAGCGATTTGTTTTTATTGCCAAGTAAAACTGAAAGTTTTGGTTTATCAGCGTTAGAAGCTATGGCTTCTGGTGTTCCTGTTATTTCGAGTAATACTGGAGGAATTCCTGAAGTTAATTTAGATGGGTTTTCTGGGTATTTAAGTAATGTTGGAGATGTAGATGCTATGAGCAGTAATGCCGTTAAAATTCTTGAAGATGATATTAAGTTAGCTACTTTTAAAATTAATGCGAAAACTCAAGCAGCAAAATTCACTATAGATAATATTGTACCTCAGTATGAAGCGTTATACGAGGATACTTTAAAAACATGTTTGTTAACACAAAAACTATAA
- a CDS encoding glycoside hydrolase family 3 N-terminal domain-containing protein, whose translation MRKTLYFFLSILFTITISAQETQNPLQAKDVMAQTKWVDSLYNTLSTKEKIAQLYMVQVFSSQSAAEKAKVVKLIKEQKIGGIIYSKGGPVRQAKLNNELQAASHVPLLIGMDAEWGLSMRLDSTYSFPWNMTLGAIKDNYLIEQTGRQLGEHCKRLGVHFNFAPVVDINTNPNNPIIGNRSFGEDRDNVTNKAAAFMKGMQSAGVLANAKHFPGHGDTEDDSHLTLPTVSFDEKRIDSVELYPYKKLIKEGLSSVMVAHLNIPSLEPRPGYPSSISKNIVTNILKQRLGFKGLIFTDALTMKGAANFKFDGLDGEANNAKNTVGNIDLAAFLAGNDVMLMSENVEAGINKLFKAFEKGLFTEERLSHSVKKVLQAKYKVGLNNYEPIGLYNIVNDLNRLQDDMLYEKLMEQAITIAHDSVQLLPLRNLDTKKIAYVKMGDADGEPFYNALKKYGEVHEVSATHLDELIKKLQNYNTVIIGFHKSNKNPWKSYKFSDKELTWLYEIARTNNVILDVFAKPYALLDIKSITNIESVIVSYQNSKIAQETSAEIIFGALAAQGTLPVSSGPYFSVGQGVQTNSLERLGYSFPERVGMSSYKLEKIDSIANHAVKAGMTPGIQIVVAKKGKVIYNKNFGHHTYSKDAPKVKDDDIYDIASLTKIVATLPLLMELEEQEVVSLNTKLSEILPNYKGTNKKDVTIKKMLSHYAQLKPWIPFYYKTLDSVTKKPQTKYYRKTKSDKFSIKVANNMWMRKDYKDSIPKIIEETELLSRLRYRYSDLPYYILKQYIESHYNKPLDELTQEHFYKSLGANHTIYNPYKTVSNTKIVPSEEDDYFRFQKVQGYVHDMGAAMQDGVGGHAGVFSNANDIAKIMQMFLQKGYYGGVRYLKPETIDKFNTCHYCHKSVRRGIGFDKPQLGESGPTCGCVSMASFGHSGFTGTYTWADPDEELVYVFMANRTYPTSKGKNMLLRENIRTNIQEAIYNAIIK comes from the coding sequence ATGCGCAAAACACTTTATTTTTTCCTCTCTATATTATTTACTATAACCATTTCTGCACAAGAAACTCAAAACCCTTTACAGGCAAAAGATGTAATGGCTCAAACCAAATGGGTAGATAGTTTGTATAACACATTAAGCACAAAAGAGAAAATTGCACAATTATATATGGTGCAAGTATTTTCAAGTCAATCTGCTGCCGAAAAAGCAAAAGTTGTTAAGCTTATAAAAGAACAAAAAATTGGTGGTATTATTTATTCTAAAGGTGGACCAGTGCGCCAAGCTAAATTAAATAACGAATTACAAGCAGCATCTCACGTACCTTTATTAATAGGTATGGATGCAGAATGGGGATTGAGTATGCGTTTAGATTCTACATATTCTTTTCCATGGAATATGACGCTTGGTGCAATAAAAGATAATTATTTAATTGAGCAAACAGGAAGGCAATTAGGAGAGCATTGTAAACGCTTAGGTGTTCATTTTAATTTTGCTCCTGTAGTAGATATTAATACAAACCCAAATAATCCAATAATTGGTAACCGTTCGTTTGGTGAGGATAGAGATAATGTAACAAATAAAGCAGCGGCTTTTATGAAAGGCATGCAAAGCGCAGGAGTATTAGCTAATGCAAAACATTTTCCAGGACATGGTGATACAGAAGACGATTCGCATTTAACGTTGCCAACCGTTTCTTTTGATGAAAAACGTATAGATTCAGTAGAATTATATCCATATAAAAAACTTATAAAAGAAGGATTGTCTAGTGTCATGGTTGCTCATTTAAACATTCCTAGTTTAGAACCAAGACCAGGTTATCCATCATCTATTTCAAAAAATATTGTAACCAACATTCTTAAACAACGTTTAGGTTTTAAAGGTTTAATATTTACAGATGCTTTAACAATGAAAGGTGCTGCAAATTTTAAATTTGATGGTTTAGATGGTGAAGCAAATAATGCTAAAAATACTGTAGGTAATATAGATTTAGCGGCTTTTTTAGCAGGAAATGATGTAATGCTAATGTCTGAAAACGTCGAAGCAGGAATTAATAAACTTTTTAAAGCTTTTGAAAAAGGATTATTTACAGAGGAACGTTTATCACATTCTGTAAAAAAAGTATTGCAGGCTAAATATAAAGTTGGTTTAAATAATTATGAGCCTATTGGATTGTATAATATTGTAAACGATTTAAACCGCTTACAAGATGATATGCTTTATGAAAAACTAATGGAACAAGCCATTACTATAGCTCATGATTCTGTACAGTTATTGCCGCTTCGTAATTTAGATACCAAAAAAATAGCTTATGTAAAAATGGGTGATGCAGATGGAGAGCCATTTTATAATGCTCTTAAAAAATATGGTGAAGTACATGAAGTTTCCGCAACGCATTTAGATGAATTAATTAAAAAACTTCAAAATTATAATACCGTAATTATAGGGTTTCATAAATCGAATAAAAACCCATGGAAAAGCTATAAGTTTAGCGATAAAGAGTTGACATGGCTTTATGAAATAGCGAGAACAAATAATGTTATTTTAGATGTTTTTGCTAAACCATATGCGTTATTAGATATAAAATCTATTACAAACATTGAAAGTGTTATAGTTAGTTATCAAAACAGTAAAATAGCGCAAGAAACATCTGCCGAAATTATTTTTGGTGCTTTAGCAGCACAAGGTACTTTACCAGTGTCTTCTGGTCCTTATTTTAGTGTTGGGCAAGGTGTGCAAACTAATTCTTTAGAGCGTTTAGGTTATAGTTTTCCAGAACGTGTTGGCATGAGTTCTTATAAATTAGAAAAAATAGATTCTATCGCAAATCATGCAGTAAAAGCAGGAATGACACCAGGAATACAAATTGTTGTTGCAAAAAAAGGAAAAGTTATTTACAACAAAAATTTTGGTCACCATACCTATAGTAAAGATGCGCCAAAAGTAAAAGATGATGATATTTATGATATTGCTTCATTAACAAAAATTGTAGCCACATTGCCATTACTAATGGAATTAGAAGAACAAGAAGTTGTAAGTTTAAATACGAAACTTTCAGAAATCCTTCCTAATTACAAAGGCACAAATAAAAAGGACGTTACTATAAAAAAAATGCTATCACATTATGCGCAGTTAAAACCTTGGATTCCTTTTTATTATAAAACTTTGGATTCTGTTACAAAAAAACCACAAACGAAATATTACCGTAAAACAAAATCTGATAAATTCAGTATTAAAGTGGCTAATAATATGTGGATGAGAAAAGATTATAAAGATTCTATTCCTAAAATAATTGAAGAAACAGAATTACTGTCACGTTTACGTTACCGCTATAGCGATTTACCATATTATATTTTAAAACAATACATAGAAAGTCATTACAACAAGCCTTTAGATGAGTTAACACAAGAACATTTTTATAAATCTTTAGGTGCAAACCACACAATTTATAATCCTTACAAAACAGTTAGTAACACAAAAATTGTTCCGTCTGAAGAAGATGATTATTTTCGTTTTCAAAAAGTACAAGGTTACGTTCATGATATGGGTGCAGCCATGCAAGATGGAGTTGGTGGTCATGCAGGAGTTTTTAGTAACGCCAATGATATTGCCAAAATAATGCAAATGTTTCTGCAAAAAGGATATTATGGTGGTGTACGCTATTTAAAACCAGAAACTATAGATAAGTTTAACACCTGCCATTATTGTCACAAAAGTGTACGAAGAGGTATAGGTTTCGATAAGCCTCAATTAGGAGAATCAGGACCAACCTGTGGCTGTGTTTCAATGGCTAGTTTTGGTCATTCAGGATTTACAGGTACCTACACATGGGCAGACCCAGATGAAGAGTTAGTATATGTTTTTATGGCAAATAGAACATACCCAACATCTAAAGGAAAAAATATGTTACTTCGTGAGAATATTAGAACCAATATTCAAGAAGCTATATATAATGCAATTATAAAATAA
- the serB gene encoding phosphoserine phosphatase SerB — protein MTNEIFLLNISGQDKPGLTSSLTAVLAQYGAKVLDIGQANIHDTLSLGILFEIESGESASPVLKDLLFKSYELGIQAKFTPITLENYENWVTLQGKDRYIVTILGERLTAKQMSKVTNIISDKNLNIDAIKRLTGRTSLVKTNDYPRASIELSIRGKIDNKEELTEKFMQASKELDVDIAFQEDNIYRRNRRLVCFDMDSTLIQTEVIDELAELAGVGEKVKAITESAMQGEIDFNESFTKRMKLLKGLKEDVLQNVAVNLPITKGARRLINTLKSYGFKTAILSGGFTYFGEYLQKELGIDYVYANQLEIKNGELTGNHLGEIVDGNKKAEYLKEIAKKEGLNISQTIAIGDGANDLAMLNLAGLGIAFHAKPKVKDNAQSSISSIGLDGVLYLLGYHDRHIDLLE, from the coding sequence ATGACTAATGAGATTTTTTTATTAAATATTTCAGGACAAGATAAACCAGGATTAACCTCAAGTTTAACAGCTGTTTTAGCACAATATGGAGCCAAAGTTTTAGATATTGGTCAAGCAAATATTCACGATACTTTATCTTTAGGTATTTTATTTGAAATAGAATCTGGAGAAAGTGCCTCACCTGTATTAAAAGATTTGTTATTTAAATCTTACGAATTAGGAATACAGGCAAAATTTACTCCAATTACATTAGAAAACTATGAAAATTGGGTAACCTTACAAGGTAAAGATCGCTATATCGTTACCATTTTAGGCGAAAGACTTACGGCTAAGCAAATGTCTAAGGTTACAAACATAATTTCAGATAAAAACCTAAATATAGATGCTATAAAACGACTAACCGGAAGAACTTCTTTAGTTAAAACTAACGATTATCCTAGAGCTTCAATAGAATTATCTATAAGAGGAAAAATAGACAATAAGGAAGAACTTACCGAAAAATTCATGCAAGCATCAAAAGAATTAGACGTTGATATTGCTTTTCAGGAAGATAATATTTACCGTAGAAACAGACGTTTAGTATGTTTTGATATGGATTCTACACTTATTCAAACCGAAGTTATAGATGAATTAGCAGAACTTGCTGGAGTAGGTGAAAAAGTTAAAGCTATTACAGAGTCTGCAATGCAAGGTGAAATAGATTTTAACGAAAGCTTTACAAAACGTATGAAACTTTTAAAAGGGTTAAAAGAAGACGTTTTACAAAATGTTGCTGTTAACTTACCAATTACAAAAGGCGCAAGACGATTAATAAATACTTTAAAAAGTTACGGTTTTAAAACAGCAATACTTTCTGGAGGTTTTACATATTTTGGTGAATATCTTCAAAAAGAATTAGGTATAGATTACGTTTATGCTAACCAATTAGAAATTAAAAATGGAGAATTAACCGGTAATCATCTTGGTGAAATTGTAGATGGAAATAAAAAAGCCGAATACCTAAAAGAAATTGCAAAAAAAGAAGGCTTAAATATTAGTCAAACCATAGCTATTGGTGATGGAGCTAACGATTTGGCTATGTTAAATTTAGCAGGATTAGGTATTGCTTTCCATGCTAAACCAAAGGTAAAAGACAATGCCCAAAGTTCTATTTCAAGTATTGGTTTAGATGGCGTTTTATACCTTTTAGGCTACCACGATAGACATATAGATTTATTAGAATAA